From the Conger conger chromosome 14, fConCon1.1, whole genome shotgun sequence genome, one window contains:
- the LOC133109454 gene encoding odorant receptor 131-2-like has protein sequence MNSTWDRMDTFKDAFIKNFILVFMAIIMNYINGTLVSIFFTNQIFYTEPRYILYFNMVINDMVMLTLTVAIHVGSYIWPLFKMPVCCIVIIISLITHMNTPLNLAGMAIERYIAICDPLHHAEVCTVRRTYIALAITWGVAAVPAFSDLVITLATQPLSFFSTAILCFVTNVFTTPYHKARVAAVQGIYISFVWLTLIYTYFRVLFAAKAASTDPISAQKARNTILLHALQVMLCMLSYVTPWCNAFFLQTFPEQRTTILFSTFFIASVLPRLLSPLVYGIRDQMLFMYIKGYFLCRLSIVKVRST, from the coding sequence ATGAACTCAACATGGGACCGTATGGACACGTTTAAAGATGCTTTCATCAAGAACTTCATTCTGGTTTTCATGGCCATAATCATGAACTACATCAATGGGACGTTAGTGTCCATCTTCTTCACCAACCAGATATTCTACACTGAGCCGAGGTATATACTCTACTTTAACATGGTGATTAATGACATGGTCATGCTGACATTAACAGTGGCTATACATGTTGGATCCTATATTTGGCCACTTTTCAAAATGCCAGTCTGCTGCATTGTAATTATAATAAGTCTTATCACCCACATGAACACCCCCCTGAATCTGGCTGGCATGGCCATTGAGCGCTACATCGCCATCTGTGACCCTCTGCACCACGCTGAGGTCTGCACTGTACGCAGAACCTACATCGCCCTAGCCATCACCTGGGGTGTGGCAGCCGTGCCTGCGTTTTCGGACCTCGTAATTACACTCGCAACGCAACCACTTAGTTTCTTTTCCACTGCTATTCTTTGTTTTGTCACCAATGTGTTCACTACACCATACCATAAGGCCAGAGTTGCAGCAGTGCAAggtatttacatttcttttgtgTGGCTAACTTTGATCTATACTTATTTTAGAGTCCTGTTTGCAGCAAAAGCCGCCAGTACAGATCCCATTTCTGCCCAAAAAGCTCGCAACACAATCCTGTTGCATGCTTTGCAGGTAATGCTGTGCATGCTGTCTTATGTCACCCCTTGGTGCAATGCATTTTTCCTGCAGACATTTCCTGAGCAGAGAACGACGATACTCTTCTCAACTTTTTTCATTGCGAGTGTTTTACCACGACTCTTAAGTCCATTGGTCTATGGAATTAGGGACCAGATGTTGTTTATGTATATCAAGGGATATTTCTTGTGCAGATTGTCTATTGTAAAGGTGAGATCAACTTAA